Proteins encoded together in one Benincasa hispida cultivar B227 chromosome 1, ASM972705v1, whole genome shotgun sequence window:
- the LOC120078241 gene encoding uncharacterized protein LOC120078241 — protein MDFFFFDKAEKVSNPIPRCNLLQIFAKFFRFLELSFLLLFLSWILSRLPIALTVSAEYFGKLFAFVATPLFGFLLCNAIIVALVAKPTQFPRPASSTSSTSSAEADRIYEDLIEKTGSGDLTDSLSEEVEIVYQDKQIIAEGINSIDREIEVKNTDLETESGLGHSKVMLRTLSEKLNRECVITEREKLRRSETEKCRNLEHSNDILYHQDDLSSEEFQRKIEAFIAKEKKFRREESSAIVVLHCDG, from the coding sequence AtggatttcttcttcttcgacaAAGCAGAGAAGGTTTCAAACCCTATTCCCCGATGCAATCTCCTCCAAATCTTCGCCAAGTTCTTCCGTTTCCTAGAGCTTTCCTTTCTACTGCTTTTCCTTTCTTGGATCCTCTCTCGCCTTCCAATCGCCCTCACAGTCTCCGCCGAGTATTTCGGTAAACTCTTCGCCTTCGTCGCTACTCCTCTCTTCGGATTCCTCCTCTGCAACGCCATTATCGTCGCTCTCGTAGCCAAGCCTACTCAATTCCCACGCCCTGCCAGCAGCACCAGCAGCACCAGCAGCGCCGAAGCCGATCGGATTTACGAAGACCTTATTGAAAAAACCGGAAGTGGTGACCTAACTGATTCGCTCTCGGAGGAGGTGGAGATTGTGTACCAGGACAAACAGATCATTGCGGAGGGGATTAATTCAATCGATCGTGAAATTGAAGTGAAAAACACGGATCTGGAGACGGAATCGGGATTAGGTCATTCGAAAGTGATGTTGAGGACGTTATCGGAGAAACTTAACCGAGAATGCGTGATAACAGAGAGGGAGAAGCTTCGGAGATCGGAGACGGAGAAGTGCCGGAATCTGGAGCATTCGAATGACATTTTGTACCACCAGGATGATTTGAGCAGTGAGGAATTTCAGAGGAAGATTGAGGCGTTCATAGCGAAAGAGAAGAAGTTTCGACGGGAAGAATCTTCCGCCATTGTTGTACTCCACTGCGACGGTTAA